Proteins encoded together in one Marinobacter salsuginis window:
- the gmhB gene encoding D-glycero-beta-D-manno-heptose 1,7-bisphosphate 7-phosphatase, translating into MLIILDRDGVINEYDGNYICSADEWHPIPGSIEAVARLCNAGHRIAIATNQSGIGRGYYDTDELDAMHEKLEQLVEAQGGCIDFIAFCPHHPDDQCGCRKPLTGLLEQIRQHFHLTSLQGAIMVGDSRKDLEAGHAEGCHPVLVRTGNGEETERHLDTRPIPGADVSIYDNLSKFTDALLSAEGW; encoded by the coding sequence ATGCTGATCATTCTGGATCGGGATGGGGTCATCAATGAATACGATGGCAATTACATCTGCTCGGCGGATGAATGGCATCCCATTCCCGGCAGCATAGAAGCGGTGGCCCGGCTGTGTAATGCCGGCCACCGTATTGCCATCGCCACCAACCAGTCCGGCATCGGTCGGGGCTATTACGACACCGACGAGCTGGATGCCATGCATGAAAAGCTGGAGCAGCTGGTGGAAGCCCAGGGCGGCTGCATCGATTTCATTGCCTTTTGTCCCCACCATCCCGACGATCAGTGTGGCTGCCGCAAGCCACTGACCGGCCTGCTGGAACAGATTCGACAGCACTTCCACCTGACCAGCCTCCAAGGGGCCATCATGGTCGGCGACAGCCGAAAAGACCTCGAAGCGGGGCACGCCGAAGGTTGCCACCCGGTACTGGTACGAACCGGTAATGGCGAGGAAACCGAGCGCCACCTGGACACCAGGCCCATACCGGGCGCCGATGTCAGTATCTACGATAATCTCAGCAAATTTACGGATGCCCTTTTGTCCGCCGAGGGCTGGTAA
- a CDS encoding phospholipase D family protein — MTESRTTFTLTLFLLTSLLTGCALPSLKDRSQSEAFSQEQTAGTRLGRAVGYEFENHPGLSGIAALQNPLDAFVARALLAEASDRSLDVQYYIWQDDITGKLLLYSLYRAAERGVRVRLLLDDNGIAGMDEWLSALNHHDNVEVRLFNPFVIRSSRALGFLTDFGRLNHRMHNKSFTADNQATIIGGRNVADEYFGVGSGALFSDLDVLAIGPVVDRVSQDFDRYWASESSYPADRLLSAVGDEDLDALETSLAAVEQNAEARRFVAALRNSDFLQELLDQEVSFVWAPVEMVSDDPAKAQGLEEEHGLLSQQLALALGEPEKTVALVSPYFVPGNPGVELFRDLEASGVEVRILTNSLEANDVALVHSGYAKYREALLEAGVELFELRKFRSENEDEHQSSGGMVGSSAASLHAKTFAVDGETLFVGSFNFDPRSANLNTELGFLIKSPELADALESAFPEQVRLAAYEVILGEDGELRWLEFNGSETIEHHHEPNVGAFKRALVYLFSLLPVEPLL; from the coding sequence ATGACCGAAAGCCGAACAACCTTCACGCTGACGCTCTTCCTGCTGACGAGTCTGTTGACCGGCTGCGCACTGCCCTCTCTGAAAGACCGGTCACAGTCTGAAGCTTTCTCGCAGGAGCAGACAGCAGGCACCCGCCTTGGCCGGGCAGTTGGCTACGAATTCGAAAACCACCCTGGCCTGAGTGGTATTGCTGCACTGCAGAATCCCCTTGATGCTTTCGTTGCCCGAGCGTTGCTTGCCGAGGCCAGCGATCGATCCCTGGATGTTCAGTACTATATCTGGCAGGACGATATTACTGGCAAGCTGCTTCTGTACTCGCTGTATCGGGCCGCCGAGCGCGGCGTGCGGGTCCGGCTGCTTCTGGATGACAACGGCATCGCAGGCATGGATGAGTGGCTTTCTGCGCTGAATCATCATGACAACGTCGAGGTTCGGCTGTTCAATCCGTTCGTCATTCGCAGTTCCCGGGCCCTCGGCTTCCTGACCGACTTCGGCCGCCTGAACCACCGGATGCACAACAAGTCATTTACGGCTGACAACCAGGCCACCATCATTGGCGGCCGGAATGTTGCCGATGAGTATTTCGGGGTTGGCAGCGGTGCCCTGTTCTCGGACCTGGATGTCCTGGCCATCGGGCCTGTCGTGGACCGTGTTTCGCAGGATTTTGATCGTTACTGGGCAAGTGAGTCCTCGTATCCGGCGGATCGGTTGTTGTCTGCAGTCGGCGATGAAGATCTGGATGCGTTGGAAACCAGTCTTGCGGCCGTTGAACAGAATGCCGAGGCCCGTCGTTTTGTAGCGGCTTTGCGCAATTCAGATTTCCTTCAAGAGTTACTGGACCAGGAGGTTTCGTTTGTCTGGGCACCGGTCGAGATGGTGAGCGATGATCCGGCCAAAGCCCAGGGGCTCGAAGAGGAACACGGTTTATTGAGCCAACAGCTGGCCCTGGCCCTGGGTGAACCCGAAAAGACAGTAGCCCTGGTTTCGCCCTACTTCGTTCCGGGTAACCCCGGCGTAGAGTTGTTCCGCGATCTGGAAGCGAGCGGCGTGGAGGTGCGGATTCTCACCAATTCCCTGGAAGCCAACGACGTTGCCCTGGTGCATTCAGGCTATGCGAAATACCGGGAGGCTCTATTAGAAGCGGGTGTCGAACTGTTCGAATTGCGTAAATTCAGGTCGGAAAATGAAGACGAGCACCAGAGCTCTGGCGGTATGGTTGGGAGCTCTGCGGCCAGCCTCCACGCCAAAACCTTTGCCGTGGATGGTGAGACGCTCTTTGTCGGTTCCTTCAACTTCGACCCCCGTTCAGCAAACCTCAACACCGAGCTGGGTTTTCTGATCAAGAGCCCGGAACTGGCCGATGCTCTGGAGTCGGCCTTTCCCGAACAGGTCAGGCTGGCGGCCTACGAAGTAATACTGGGCGAGGACGGCGAACTGCGTTGGCTGGAATTCAATGGATCGGAGACGATTGAGCACCATCATGAGCCCAATGTCGGCGCCTTCAAGAGGGCATTGGTGTATCTGTTTTCGCTGTTGCCGGTGGAGCCTTTGCTTTAA
- a CDS encoding peroxiredoxin, whose product MSLLLGSTAPNFTIDSTAGQINFHDWAGDSWVFFFSHPADFTPVCTTEMGRTAQLAQEFEARNVKPLGLSTDTVEEHVKWIDDVNDTQNCNLQFPIVADADHKVAELYEMIHPGESETAAVRSVFIIDPDKKIRLTMTYPMAVGRNFDEILRVIDALQTGDANKVALPADWRKGGDVIIPPSISNEEAKGLFPQGWNEIRPYLRTTKL is encoded by the coding sequence ATGAGTTTATTGCTTGGCTCAACCGCCCCGAACTTCACCATCGACAGCACTGCAGGCCAGATCAACTTCCACGACTGGGCCGGCGATTCCTGGGTATTCTTCTTCAGCCACCCGGCCGACTTCACGCCGGTGTGCACCACTGAAATGGGCCGCACCGCTCAGCTGGCGCAAGAATTCGAAGCCCGCAATGTAAAGCCCCTGGGCCTGTCCACCGACACCGTGGAAGAGCACGTAAAGTGGATTGACGATGTCAACGACACCCAGAACTGCAATCTCCAGTTCCCGATCGTTGCGGACGCAGACCACAAAGTGGCCGAACTGTACGAAATGATCCACCCCGGCGAGAGCGAAACTGCGGCCGTACGCAGCGTGTTCATCATCGACCCAGACAAGAAGATTCGTCTGACCATGACCTACCCGATGGCGGTGGGCCGCAACTTCGACGAAATCCTCCGGGTCATCGATGCCCTGCAAACCGGTGATGCCAACAAGGTTGCCCTGCCGGCCGACTGGCGCAAAGGAGGCGATGTGATCATTCCGCCCTCCATTTCCAATGAGGAAGCCAAAGGCCTGTTCCCACAGGGCTGGAATGAGATCCGTCCGTACCTCCGCACCACCAAGCTCTGA
- a CDS encoding rhodanese-like domain-containing protein: protein MKQILTVLLVTLAIGFNAQAEDALYLTSQETYDLVQEQGDRLLFVDVRDPIEIMFIGFTDMVDKNIPFKLADRSDFLSDKGRFAMNTNRDFASQVEEALREKGLTRDDLVITMCRSGSSRGKPSAEYLMERGFTNVKYIDHGFQGSGAKEGKKKGMRIVNGWQNEGLPWSMTLNPEKIYRP from the coding sequence ATGAAACAGATTCTGACAGTTCTGCTTGTCACTCTTGCCATCGGCTTCAACGCCCAGGCGGAAGACGCGCTTTACCTGACCTCACAGGAAACCTATGACCTCGTTCAGGAGCAAGGTGATCGCCTGCTATTTGTCGACGTCCGGGATCCAATTGAAATTATGTTTATCGGCTTCACCGATATGGTCGACAAGAATATCCCGTTCAAACTGGCGGATCGCTCAGACTTTCTCTCGGATAAAGGCCGGTTTGCCATGAACACCAATCGGGATTTCGCTTCACAGGTAGAAGAAGCCCTGAGAGAAAAAGGCCTCACCAGGGATGACCTGGTCATTACCATGTGTCGTTCCGGTTCCAGCCGCGGCAAGCCCAGCGCCGAATACCTGATGGAGCGGGGCTTCACCAATGTGAAATACATTGACCACGGCTTTCAGGGCAGTGGTGCCAAAGAAGGTAAAAAGAAAGGCATGAGAATTGTGAATGGCTGGCAGAATGAAGGCCTGCCATGGTCTATGACGCTCAATCCAGAGAAAATCTATCGTCCGTGA
- a CDS encoding NAD(P)/FAD-dependent oxidoreductase, with translation MTSNTTTTGNVKTHTVVIVGGGAAGISVASSIHKRDSNIDIAIIEPATRHHYQPGWTMVGGGVFRPEVTSKPMAEVMPAFVSWYQQPVSAIDQDNNRVTLGDGSSMEYKALVLAPGLELNWGGIEGLEEALGSNGVTSNYREGMASYTWDLVQNLKNGRALFSQPPMPIKCAGAPQKAMYLSADYWLKHGVLNNLDIQFHNAGAVLFGVADYVPALEAYIEKYGINLNFQSTLVAVNGPAQTAVFRSTDSEGNSQEREISFDMLHAVPPQRAPKLIRESALANEGGWLDLEDDTLRHKTYTNVFGLGDVSGTGNAKTAAAVRKQAPVVAENLVATLRNQPLEAAYLGYGSCPLTVENGKIVLAEFGYGGVLQPSFPKWINDGTKATRAAWWLKAKQLPTLYWHGMLKGHEWLARPAKR, from the coding sequence ATGACCAGCAACACAACCACCACGGGCAACGTCAAAACCCATACGGTCGTAATCGTAGGCGGCGGGGCGGCCGGTATCTCGGTGGCGTCCAGCATTCATAAGCGGGACAGCAATATCGACATTGCCATCATTGAGCCCGCTACCCGGCATCATTACCAACCGGGCTGGACCATGGTGGGTGGTGGGGTTTTCCGGCCGGAAGTCACCTCCAAGCCTATGGCAGAAGTCATGCCCGCTTTTGTTTCCTGGTACCAGCAACCGGTAAGCGCCATCGACCAGGACAACAACCGGGTTACTCTGGGTGACGGTTCTTCCATGGAATACAAAGCCCTGGTGCTCGCTCCAGGGCTGGAGCTGAACTGGGGCGGCATCGAAGGCCTGGAGGAGGCGTTGGGCTCCAATGGGGTCACGTCCAATTACCGCGAGGGCATGGCCAGCTACACCTGGGACCTCGTCCAGAATCTCAAGAACGGCCGAGCGCTTTTCAGTCAGCCTCCCATGCCGATCAAATGTGCAGGCGCGCCCCAGAAAGCCATGTACCTGTCTGCCGATTACTGGCTCAAACACGGCGTGCTGAACAATCTGGATATCCAGTTCCATAACGCCGGCGCCGTTCTGTTCGGTGTGGCCGATTACGTCCCGGCCCTGGAAGCCTATATCGAAAAATACGGCATCAACCTGAATTTCCAGAGCACACTGGTTGCCGTAAACGGGCCCGCACAGACAGCGGTATTCCGCTCAACCGACAGCGAGGGCAACAGCCAGGAGCGCGAGATCAGCTTTGACATGCTGCACGCCGTCCCACCCCAGCGGGCACCAAAGCTGATTCGTGAATCTGCCCTGGCCAACGAAGGCGGCTGGCTGGATCTTGAGGACGATACCCTCCGCCATAAAACCTACACCAATGTCTTTGGGCTTGGGGACGTTAGCGGAACCGGCAACGCCAAAACCGCCGCTGCAGTGCGTAAACAGGCGCCAGTGGTGGCTGAGAACCTGGTGGCCACGCTCCGAAACCAGCCGCTTGAGGCCGCGTATCTGGGCTACGGCTCCTGCCCGCTGACGGTGGAAAACGGCAAAATTGTACTGGCGGAGTTCGGATACGGCGGAGTACTGCAGCCCAGCTTCCCGAAATGGATCAACGATGGCACCAAGGCCACCCGGGCCGCCTGGTGGTTGAAGGCCAAGCAGCTGCCAACGCTGTATTGGCACGGGATGTTGAAGGGGCATGAGTGGCTGGCCCGGCCCGCAAAGCGTTAA